In Aquila chrysaetos chrysaetos chromosome 10, bAquChr1.4, whole genome shotgun sequence, the following proteins share a genomic window:
- the PAQR9 gene encoding membrane progestin receptor epsilon, with amino-acid sequence MSDAAGGGGGEAQSHRGSSAGGGGSSGSTAPGRRRRRRGAAAGGGGPGAAGGPGPGSMPAGEGEKEEAAPPPRPAALLRWDEVPEDFVECFILSGYRRLHCSAQECLASVLQPTNETLNFWTHFIPLLLFLSRFGRLLLLRGAGDVPFHHPALLPLWCYASGVLLTFAMSCTAHLFSCLSPRLRAAFFYLDYASISYYGFASTVAYSYYLLPGLSLLDAGAMSRYVQQRLGWQLDCSLPIAAYRALVLPVALALAVGCTAACCRSRAACCAYPFAVRTFVFAMPLSMACPIMLESLLFDLRTRNPTLFVYFYRRYCWLLVAAFFNVSKIPERIQPGLFDIVGHSHQLFHIFTFLSIYDQVHYVEDGLAEFLKAAPAAPTYLGTVGYMLLLTLCLAVVVRRFLNVADLCKQD; translated from the coding sequence ATGAGTGATGctgccgggggcggcggcggcgaagcGCAGAGCCACCGCGGCTcctccgccggcggcggcgggagcagcGGCTCTACCgcgcccgggcggcggcggcggcggcggggcgcggcggcgggcggcggcggcccgggggcggccggggggccCGGGCCCGGCAGCATGCCGGCGGGcgagggggagaaggaggaggcggCGCCGCCTCCTCGCCCGGCCGCCCTGCTGCGGTGGGACGAGGTGCCCGAGGACTTCGTGGAGTGCTTCATCCTCTCGGGCTACCGGCGGCTGCACTGCTCGGCGCAGGAGTGCCTGGCCTCGGTGCTGCAGCCCACCAACGAGACCCTCAACTTCTGGACCCACTTCATCCcgctgctgctcttcctcagcCGCTTcgggcggctgctgctgctgcggggcgCCGGGGACGTGCCCTTCCACCACCCGGCCCTGCTGCCCCTCTGGTGCTACGCCTCGGGGGTGCTGCTCACCTTCGCCATGAGCTGCACGGCCCACCTCTTCAGCTGCCTCTCCCCGCGCCTCCGCGCCGCCTTCTTCTACCTGGACTACGCCTCCATCAGCTACTACGGCTTTGCCAGCACCGTGGCCTACTCCTACTACCTGCTGCCGGGGCTGAGCCTGCTGGACGCCGGCGCCATGAGCCGCTACGTGCAGCAGcggctgggctggcagctggaCTGCAGCCTGCCCATCGCGGCCTACCGCGCCCTGGTGCTGCCCGTGGCCCTGGCGCTGGCCGTGGGCTGCACGGCCGCCTGCTGCCGCAGCCGCGCCGCCTGCTGCGCCTACCCCTTCGCCGTGCGCACCTTCGTCTTCGCCATGCCGCTGAGCATGGCCTGCCCCATCATGCTGGAGAGCCTCCTCTTTGACCTCCGCACCCGCAACCCCACGCTCTTCGTCTACTTCTACCGGCGCTACTGCTGGCTGCTGGTGGCCGCCTTCTTCAACGTCAGCAAAATCCCCGAGCGGATCCAGCCGGGGCTCTTCGACATCGTGGGGCACAGCCACCAGCTTTTCCACATCTTCACCTTCCTCAGCATCTACGACCAGGTGCACTATGTGGAGGACGGGCTAGCCGAGTTCCTCAaggcagccccggccgcccccaCCTACCTGGGCACCGTGGGGTATATGCTGCTCCTGACGCTCTGCCTGGCCGTGGTTGTCAGGAGGTTCCTCAACGTCGCAGACCTCTGCAAGCAGGACTAG